In the genome of Methanomicrobia archaeon, one region contains:
- a CDS encoding radical SAM protein, which produces MQDFRECRLCAWDCGVNRIEAVGVCKVNVPEVAYTCLAESLESYSVTLLGCNFRCLYCNAYRLSQYPDTNWFYRGYIDPEELAREAIEKLQGAGIEKLGFTGGEPTIHLPYIEAVVRAAKKRMPHLQVGLTTNGFATEASMKRIVDLCSYITLEINAYRNDTHLALSGAPVEPVLRNAAFLIKHRDKLRALKTVVVPRINDTEIEEIAQFIAAIDPSVPYHLIGFRPSFMLYYHPGPSASELDAIGKRCEHHLENVKWGGAYPQEQAFAGSRGAELARQYARSAGCIRSDRNCGSCSMNKRCPAVLREPWLCTPHTPRPRTGNAGDL; this is translated from the coding sequence ATGCAAGACTTCAGAGAGTGCAGATTGTGCGCATGGGATTGTGGGGTGAACAGGATCGAAGCGGTGGGGGTCTGTAAGGTCAACGTTCCCGAGGTGGCGTACACCTGTCTGGCGGAATCGCTCGAGAGCTACTCGGTTACGTTGCTGGGCTGCAATTTCCGCTGCCTCTACTGTAACGCATATCGACTCTCGCAGTATCCCGACACCAACTGGTTCTACCGCGGATACATAGATCCTGAAGAGCTTGCGCGCGAAGCGATCGAGAAATTACAGGGCGCAGGCATCGAGAAGCTCGGCTTTACCGGCGGCGAGCCGACCATCCACCTGCCGTACATCGAGGCGGTAGTAAGGGCGGCGAAGAAGCGGATGCCCCACCTCCAGGTAGGCTTAACCACTAACGGCTTTGCCACTGAAGCGAGCATGAAGCGGATCGTTGACCTCTGCTCGTATATAACGCTGGAGATCAATGCCTATCGCAACGATACGCATCTGGCGTTGAGTGGTGCGCCGGTTGAGCCCGTTTTACGGAACGCTGCTTTCCTGATAAAACACCGTGACAAACTACGAGCGCTTAAAACCGTTGTGGTGCCGCGGATAAATGATACTGAGATCGAAGAGATCGCGCAATTTATCGCCGCGATTGATCCGTCCGTACCCTATCACCTGATCGGTTTCCGGCCGAGTTTCATGCTCTATTACCATCCCGGGCCGTCTGCGAGCGAGCTGGACGCGATCGGGAAGCGCTGTGAGCACCATCTGGAAAACGTCAAATGGGGTGGTGCGTACCCGCAGGAGCAGGCATTTGCTGGTTCCCGGGGGGCGGAACTCGCACGGCAGTATGCCCGCAGCGCAGGGTGCATACGAAGTGATCGGAACTGTGGCTCGTGCAGTATGAACAAGCGGTGTCCCGCAGTCCTGCGAGAGCCCTGGCTCTGCACGCCACATACGCCGCGGCCGAGAACCGGTAACGCGGGGGACCTATAA
- a CDS encoding DUF3344 domain-containing protein, with product MTTASEKRAHRGIVAIGTFAPVCAGAVLMFLVLLASSAPVLAQHPAASPGDGAELPDLTITAIKPYHYRWSDEYGLAMGDPFFNLRNYVNVTVQNNGTTTAEVCKMALYADGDLIGSETIEDLGAGQARELKFPWTPEGEDPLSWTDTAQGAKLSYRNTSRIYTLSAVVDEDEAVQELNETNNELTREQKVVWNGFAADQPLEEYAHDLLRGGMIITTGDAVYRSDKSRDSGTVYGSPYKINYNVQIPGSTKLARLYLYYTWAEPKSSRPKAPKIQLTMQTPGGTSTELRLDASYNDLKGDFLNFRFHAWGTYAYDLTNYVRANGTYVVTVENINDGSDDDFTDEYSFAAPALLVVYEDNTAPLREYWITEGADILMGGRRSDGGFLGLDSCRNSARFTGEHLDQEVEKAVLGVITPWADDAEDDLIEFNGRELGKGLYNGYFHAWRADLEGLSMEVGANEAQQGVVAIDVTRYLEPKNNEVVQGDDGDNMMPATAVLVVTYKEVAEEDGSGGSGGSSAKESAATTTSTIPSTAPATAVTKATRIIPRLDPGKEVAMVFQDMDVSLLALTAASSVSDAKVVVERVEKPFGIPDPSGIPYVFFQISVDHDEDASIAGRIEFKVATSWIAENRVAAEAVTLNRYHEREGWSALPTANIAEMENATVYFEAVTPGFSLFAVTAGPVTTLASPATPKPTPVPTPVATLPAPTVVVPATEQSTEPASTEAPGFECVVVLLMLVCGAFLFFRTRGIS from the coding sequence ATGACGACCGCCAGTGAGAAGAGGGCTCATCGCGGCATAGTAGCGATCGGGACGTTCGCACCAGTATGCGCAGGAGCAGTTCTCATGTTCCTCGTTTTGCTCGCTTCCTCGGCACCAGTGCTCGCGCAGCATCCTGCAGCATCGCCGGGCGATGGTGCGGAGCTGCCAGACCTTACCATTACGGCGATCAAGCCCTACCACTACCGCTGGTCAGACGAGTATGGCCTCGCCATGGGTGATCCTTTTTTCAATCTGCGGAATTACGTGAATGTCACGGTGCAAAACAACGGAACTACAACCGCCGAGGTTTGTAAGATGGCACTCTACGCGGATGGCGATTTGATCGGCAGTGAAACGATTGAAGACCTGGGCGCTGGTCAGGCCCGAGAGTTAAAATTCCCGTGGACGCCGGAAGGTGAGGACCCTTTGAGCTGGACGGACACGGCACAGGGCGCAAAATTGAGTTATAGGAACACCAGCAGGATCTACACGCTGAGTGCTGTGGTAGACGAAGATGAAGCGGTGCAGGAGCTCAACGAGACAAATAATGAATTGACTCGGGAGCAGAAAGTCGTCTGGAACGGTTTTGCGGCGGATCAGCCTCTGGAAGAGTATGCGCATGACCTGCTACGTGGTGGCATGATCATCACCACGGGCGATGCGGTCTATCGCAGTGACAAATCGCGTGATAGCGGGACCGTTTATGGCTCACCCTATAAGATCAATTACAATGTGCAGATTCCGGGCAGCACCAAGCTCGCGCGATTGTATCTCTATTACACGTGGGCGGAACCCAAAAGCTCGAGACCGAAAGCGCCGAAGATACAGCTCACGATGCAGACTCCGGGCGGTACCTCCACCGAGCTGAGACTGGACGCGAGCTATAACGACCTCAAGGGCGATTTCCTCAATTTCAGGTTTCACGCTTGGGGCACGTACGCCTACGATCTCACGAATTACGTGCGCGCGAATGGAACATACGTCGTGACCGTCGAGAACATCAATGATGGTAGCGATGACGACTTTACCGACGAGTACTCATTCGCCGCACCAGCGCTGCTCGTCGTCTATGAGGACAACACGGCACCACTGCGTGAGTACTGGATCACCGAGGGCGCGGACATCCTCATGGGCGGGCGCCGATCGGACGGCGGGTTCCTCGGGCTGGATTCGTGCCGTAACAGCGCCCGATTCACCGGCGAGCATCTCGATCAAGAAGTGGAAAAAGCGGTGCTCGGTGTGATCACACCCTGGGCGGACGATGCCGAGGATGATCTCATCGAATTCAACGGTCGTGAGCTGGGCAAAGGGCTGTACAACGGGTATTTCCACGCATGGCGTGCAGATCTCGAAGGTCTGTCCATGGAAGTCGGGGCGAATGAAGCGCAACAGGGAGTTGTTGCAATTGACGTCACCCGGTACCTTGAACCGAAGAATAATGAGGTCGTTCAGGGCGACGACGGCGATAACATGATGCCGGCAACGGCAGTCCTCGTGGTCACGTATAAAGAGGTAGCGGAAGAAGACGGTAGCGGTGGTAGTGGCGGCTCGAGCGCAAAAGAGAGTGCGGCCACAACGACTTCGACCATACCGTCCACCGCGCCTGCAACGGCAGTAACAAAGGCAACTCGAATTATTCCGCGGCTGGATCCAGGAAAGGAAGTGGCAATGGTCTTCCAGGACATGGACGTCTCTCTGCTCGCGCTCACCGCTGCTAGCAGTGTGAGCGATGCGAAAGTGGTTGTGGAACGAGTTGAGAAACCCTTCGGGATTCCTGATCCCTCAGGCATACCCTACGTTTTCTTCCAGATCTCCGTGGATCACGACGAGGACGCGAGTATAGCAGGGCGAATCGAGTTCAAGGTGGCAACCTCGTGGATCGCGGAGAACCGGGTTGCTGCAGAAGCGGTGACGTTGAACCGGTATCACGAACGCGAGGGGTGGAGTGCACTACCCACCGCGAACATCGCTGAGATGGAGAACGCCACCGTGTATTTCGAGGCGGTTACACCTGGCTTTTCGCTCTTCGCCGTAACTGCCGGCCCGGTCACCACGCTTGCGTCACCCGCCACCCCGAAACCCACACCCGTACCGACACCAGTCGCGACGCTACCAGCGCCAACGGTAGTAGTGCCCGCGACTGAGCAAAGCACGGAACCGGCAAGCACCGAAGCGCCGGGCTTCGAATGCGTTGTGGTGTTGCTCATGCTCGTGTGCGGCGCATTCCTGTTCTTCAGAACACGAGGGATAAGCTGA
- a CDS encoding ABC transporter substrate-binding protein — translation MRAVTAGLALLILLLCMASLSFMPAAAAGIPGDDDGNGNLDERELVANIFRYLHGTGDLSLEDLRDAAHVYVYWNGAPRSIVDTAGRTVTIYRPVKKIVVLSSDGARAIQILGAEHRVVGISETVKDFSFYFPATSQQPVVGTWKEVDWETIVALHPDLLIVSPAGTINVNVAEDKLKGFDITVVGFYLYVTAEYDQIFEELEELAFLLEKEHAAARYIAWHNGYLAQVEEFVTGREKPEVFLTYTSGAIGKTSDISSYGPGSTLYLLAEKAGARPITEYATTGYPKVNAEWVLAKNPDTVIMICGNVFGWWNTATEPANLLQQLMAGKSWGTLNATVNNQIYAVPWSVTNGFEHTYGFVLLAKLFHPELPIEPGHVSQEFLEEFLRVEYPGGEGKVLAYSGVTTLRT, via the coding sequence ATGAGAGCCGTAACAGCAGGGCTCGCCCTCTTGATCCTGCTACTCTGCATGGCTTCGCTATCGTTCATGCCTGCTGCAGCCGCCGGGATACCCGGCGACGACGATGGCAATGGAAATCTGGACGAGCGTGAACTGGTAGCGAACATCTTCCGTTATCTCCACGGTACGGGCGATCTCTCCCTGGAAGATTTACGGGATGCCGCTCACGTTTACGTCTACTGGAATGGCGCGCCACGAAGCATTGTGGATACCGCGGGCCGGACCGTAACGATTTATCGACCGGTGAAGAAGATCGTTGTTCTCAGTTCAGATGGTGCGCGCGCGATACAGATCCTCGGCGCCGAGCATAGGGTCGTCGGCATAAGCGAGACGGTCAAGGACTTTTCGTTTTATTTCCCCGCCACCTCGCAGCAACCCGTGGTGGGAACGTGGAAGGAAGTTGATTGGGAGACCATAGTGGCACTGCATCCCGACCTGTTGATCGTTTCGCCGGCGGGCACGATCAATGTGAATGTAGCAGAAGATAAGCTCAAGGGATTTGATATTACCGTGGTCGGCTTCTATCTCTATGTCACTGCGGAGTATGACCAGATCTTCGAGGAGCTGGAGGAACTTGCTTTCCTCCTGGAGAAGGAGCACGCAGCAGCGCGCTATATCGCCTGGCATAACGGTTACCTGGCACAGGTGGAGGAGTTCGTTACGGGCCGTGAAAAGCCAGAGGTCTTTCTGACCTATACCTCCGGCGCGATCGGTAAGACCTCAGATATCAGTAGCTACGGGCCAGGCTCAACGCTCTACCTGCTCGCTGAGAAGGCTGGAGCGCGGCCGATCACCGAATACGCCACGACGGGCTATCCCAAAGTTAACGCTGAATGGGTGTTGGCCAAGAATCCGGATACGGTCATCATGATCTGTGGCAACGTCTTCGGCTGGTGGAATACCGCAACCGAGCCGGCAAATCTCCTGCAGCAGCTCATGGCTGGGAAATCCTGGGGAACCCTGAATGCTACCGTGAACAACCAGATCTACGCTGTACCGTGGTCTGTCACGAACGGTTTTGAGCACACCTATGGGTTCGTGCTGCTTGCCAAGCTCTTCCATCCTGAGCTCCCGATCGAGCCCGGGCACGTCTCGCAGGAGTTCCTCGAGGAGTTCTTGCGCGTTGAGTATCCGGGGGGCGAAGGGAAGGTGCTCGCGTACTCCGGCGTGACCACTTTGAGGACGTAG
- a CDS encoding ABC transporter ATP-binding protein: MVTLKIKDLAFGYASAPVLAGVSLEVGTKEIVAVLGPNGAGKSTLLKCIDRILHPQHGTILLDGEEISHMSRLELARRIGYIPQSLAQAFSITVFDAVLMGRRPHISWRTSEQDTEKVLHTLEMLHIEDLAMRDISELSGGQMQQVFIARALVQEPEVLLLDEPTSNLDIRHQLEVMHTVKSIVRKNEISAMMAIHDLNLAARFADKIVLMNGGGILSVGNPATVITPENIRVVFKVDADVYEKDGKLHVVPLRAIARTT, translated from the coding sequence ATGGTAACCCTGAAAATAAAAGACCTTGCGTTCGGCTATGCAAGTGCTCCCGTACTCGCGGGTGTGAGCCTGGAAGTGGGCACAAAGGAGATCGTGGCCGTCCTTGGCCCCAACGGCGCGGGCAAATCCACGCTCCTGAAATGCATCGATCGGATACTTCATCCCCAGCACGGCACCATCCTGCTCGACGGCGAGGAAATAAGCCATATGAGCCGGCTTGAGCTCGCCCGAAGGATCGGGTACATACCGCAGAGTCTCGCGCAAGCCTTCTCGATCACCGTCTTTGATGCGGTGCTCATGGGCAGGCGACCGCACATCAGCTGGCGTACGAGCGAGCAGGACACGGAGAAGGTTCTGCACACACTGGAAATGCTCCACATCGAGGATCTTGCCATGCGCGATATCAGTGAGTTGAGCGGTGGCCAGATGCAGCAGGTCTTTATTGCCCGCGCGCTCGTGCAGGAGCCTGAGGTGCTCTTACTCGACGAGCCAACCTCTAATCTTGACATTCGACACCAGCTCGAGGTGATGCACACCGTCAAGAGCATCGTGCGCAAGAATGAGATCTCCGCGATGATGGCGATCCACGATCTCAACCTGGCCGCGCGGTTCGCCGACAAGATCGTGCTCATGAATGGCGGTGGAATCCTGTCGGTCGGCAACCCGGCCACGGTCATCACACCGGAGAATATCCGGGTGGTGTTTAAGGTGGACGCTGACGTGTATGAAAAGGATGGGAAACTGCACGTTGTACCGTTAAGGGCGATCGCGCGAACAACGTAG
- a CDS encoding iron ABC transporter permease: MTRNQSGAEKGTTGDEIRAQYKRFTARKLIFMVALIVVIVLIAGVAATLGSYHISVVEVYTIIWHGLFRKPETTKELVVWNLRLPAIVMGILAGIGLAIAGTTMQSVVRNPLASPYTLGIASAAGFGAALAIILGRGFAAGQYLIIANAFVFAVLSAFIIYGLSRYRSATPETMILAGIALMYLFSAMTGLLQYFGEEAAVAEVVFWMFGSLGRATWDKLIFVVITLAICIPLLMLKSWDLNTLSAGDESAKSLGVNVDQTRVLCFILASVMTAGVICFTGTIGFIGLVAPHMCRMVIGGDNRYLIPASGLCGAVILLTADTVARRIVAPTILPVGLLTSFLGVPLFLYLILRRKKEYW, from the coding sequence ATGACCCGGAATCAGTCTGGAGCGGAGAAGGGAACGACGGGCGATGAGATACGAGCGCAGTACAAGCGTTTTACTGCTCGGAAGCTCATCTTCATGGTGGCCTTGATCGTCGTGATCGTCTTGATCGCGGGCGTTGCGGCCACGCTCGGCTCCTATCATATCTCGGTCGTTGAGGTGTATACGATCATCTGGCACGGGCTCTTCCGTAAGCCGGAGACGACCAAAGAGCTCGTGGTCTGGAACCTGCGGCTGCCGGCGATCGTGATGGGCATTCTGGCGGGCATTGGACTCGCTATCGCTGGAACTACGATGCAGAGCGTGGTCCGTAACCCGTTAGCCAGCCCCTACACCCTGGGGATCGCATCCGCAGCCGGCTTCGGCGCGGCGCTCGCGATCATTCTGGGCAGAGGCTTTGCCGCTGGACAGTATTTGATCATCGCGAATGCTTTCGTATTCGCTGTTCTCTCCGCGTTCATCATCTATGGCCTCTCACGCTACCGGAGCGCGACACCGGAGACGATGATCCTCGCCGGTATCGCGTTGATGTACCTCTTCTCCGCGATGACCGGGCTCCTCCAGTACTTTGGCGAGGAGGCGGCCGTGGCCGAGGTGGTTTTCTGGATGTTCGGGAGTCTCGGCCGGGCCACGTGGGATAAGTTGATCTTTGTCGTCATCACCCTTGCCATCTGCATACCACTGCTCATGCTCAAATCCTGGGATTTGAATACACTGAGTGCGGGCGACGAGAGCGCGAAGAGCCTGGGCGTCAATGTGGATCAGACGAGGGTGCTGTGCTTTATTCTCGCGTCGGTCATGACTGCCGGGGTGATTTGCTTCACCGGTACTATCGGATTTATCGGGTTGGTGGCACCGCATATGTGCCGGATGGTGATCGGTGGCGATAACCGCTATCTGATCCCTGCTTCCGGGCTCTGTGGTGCCGTTATATTACTCACGGCTGATACGGTCGCGCGCAGAATTGTAGCACCGACGATCCTGCCGGTGGGACTGCTCACGTCATTTCTCGGCGTTCCGCTCTTCCTTTACTTAATCTTGCGCAGAAAGAAGGAGTATTGGTAG